The following nucleotide sequence is from Candidatus Binatia bacterium.
CTGAACAAGCGTGCCGTGCGAGGAGGGGAATTGTCGCTGGCACTGATTGTGGATGACTCGATGCTCGTCCGGCACACGGTATGCCGGTATCTCGAGGAGCGGGGATGGACTGTGGAGGCGGTCACCGACGGCGCCGAAGCCGTGCTGGCCCTGCAACATCTCCGTCCCCACCTGATCGTGACCGACATGATGATGCCGCGCATGACCGGCAGCGAACTCATCACCGAGTTGAAGAGGCGCCCCGAGACAGCCGAT
It contains:
- a CDS encoding response regulator, which encodes MSLALIVDDSMLVRHTVCRYLEERGWTVEAVTDGAEAVLALQHLRPHLIVTDMMMPRMTGSELITELKRRPETADIPIIILCGRSSEREAKANEDRADCAIYKDIDIVKQLDRALAIALAEMKPAGRS